A DNA window from Ictalurus punctatus breed USDA103 chromosome 11, Coco_2.0, whole genome shotgun sequence contains the following coding sequences:
- the ppil1 gene encoding peptidyl-prolyl cis-trans isomerase-like 1, with amino-acid sequence MSGIPPDSWQPATVSLETSMGTIVLELYWKHAPKTCKNFAELGRRGYYNNTKFHRIIKDFMVQGGDPTGTGRGGACIYGKQFEDELHPELKFTGAGILAMANAGPDTNGSQFFLTLAPTQWLDGKHSIFGRVCQGISVLNRIGMVETNSQDRPVEEIKILRVTLPN; translated from the exons ATGTCAGGAATCCCACCAGACTCATGGCAGCCCGCTACGGTGTCACTCGAGACCTC TATGGGAACCATCGTGTTGGAGTTGTACTGGAAACACGCACCTAAAACCTGCAAGAACTTCGCCGAGCTGGGCAGACGAGGATATTACAACAACACCAAGTTTCATCGCATCATTAAAGACTTCATGGTGCAAGGAGGCGACCCGACAGGAACTG GCCGTGGTGGTGCATGTATATATGGAAAACAGTTTGAGGACGAACTTCACCCAGAGCTGAAATTCACAG gTGCTGGAATCCTTGCTATGGCTAACGCAGGCCCAGACACAAACGGGAGTCAGTTCTTTTTGACTCTGGCCCCCACACAGTGGCTTGATGGCAAGCACAGTATATttgggagagtttgccaagGCATCAGCGTTCTTAATCGAATCGGCATGGTGGAGACTAACAGTCAAGATCGTCCTGTGGAGGAGATCAAAATACTCCGGGTGACTCTACCTAACTGA